One Camelina sativa cultivar DH55 chromosome 3, Cs, whole genome shotgun sequence genomic window carries:
- the LOC104776003 gene encoding probable WRKY transcription factor 61 — protein MEKKDFLKSTGHGGEENQEVMRKLDSSHDDSHEEHEQIIRSKLDSTKVEMEEAKEENRRLKSSLSKIKKDFDILQTQYNQLMMQHEEPKKFSSKGHPQDKDRDKEKVNEREELVSLSLGRRSKSPVPSGSRMNKEENSKKIVEVGDEEKLDDYEKGSDHGLSVAFEYKDLSNPNAKFQTDHNKEKISLETGDTNKSTSENNFGFKNDEDDHDDQEELLPQNLVKKTRVSVRSRCETPTMNDGCQWRKYGQKIAKGNPCPRAYYRCTIAASCPVRKQVQRCSEDMSILISTYEGTHNHPLPMSATAMASATSAAASMLLSGASSSSSSVAAADLHGLNFSLSGNITPKSKSPFLQTSSSSPSSSGHPTITLDLTSSSSSQQPFISMLNRFNSPTGNVSRSNSYPSTNLNFSNNTNTLQNWSAGGGIHSSQYRAPYGNISTHQQLPYQSIIQTRTAGSSFDPFGRSSSSSSSSSSHPTQTNHDHIGIKNIMTHQVSSLPAETIKAITTDPSFQSALATALSSIIGGGDLKIDHKVTRNDAEKSP, from the exons TTGGACTCAACTAAAGTCGAAATGGAGGAGGCTAAAGAGGAAAATCGAAGGCTAAAGTCATCATTGAGTAAAATCAAGAAAGATTTTGACATCCTTCAAACACAATACAACCAATTAATGATGCAAcatgaagaaccaaaaaagtTCTCATCAAAAGGGCATCCTCAAGACAAAGacagagacaaagaaaaagttaaCGAGCGCGAAGAACTTGTCTCGTTGAGCCTAGGTAGACGGTCAAAGTCACCGGTTCCAAGTGGTTCAAGGatgaataaagaagaaaacagtaaaaaaattgtggagGTGGGTGATGAAGAAAAACTTGATGATTATGAAAAGGGTAGTGATCATGGGTTGAGTGTGGCATTTGAATACAAGGATTTGAGTAACCCTAATGCGAAGTTTCAGACTGATCATAATAAAGAAAAGATATCGCTGGAGACTGGTGACACTAATAAGAGTACATCAGAGAATAATTTTGGGTTTaagaatgatgaagatgatcatGACGATCAAGAAGAGCTTTTGCCTCAAAACCTTGTTaagaaaactagggtttctGTGAGATCAAGATGTGAGACACCAACG ATGAATGATGGATGTCAATGGAGGAAATATGGTCAGAAAATAGCAAAAGGAAATCCATGTCCTCGAGCTTACTATCGGTGTACCATTGCAGCTTCTTGTCCCGTAAGAAAACAG GTGCAAAGATGTTCAGAAGATATGTCTATCCTTATCTCAACATACGAAGGAACACATAACCACCCACTTCCCATGTCAGCAACCGCAATGGCCTCTGCCACTTCAGCCGCCGCCTCCATGCTGCTCTCGGgtgcctcctcctcctcctcctctgtcgCTGCAGCTGATCTTCATGGCCTTAACTTCTCTCTCTCCGGCAATATCACTCCAAAATCTAAATCACCTTTCCTccaaacctcttcttcttccccttcctcTTCAGGCCATCCCACCATCACTCTTGACCTcacatcctcatcctcatcacaGCAACCGTTCATATCCATGCTCAATCGATTCAATTCTCCTACTGGCAATGTCTCGAGATCGAATAGTTATCCTTCAACCAATCTTAACTTCTCAAACAACACCAATACATTGCAGAATTGGAGTGCTGGTGGTGGTATTCACAGTAGTCAATACCGTGCACCTTACGGCAACATTAGCACCCATCAGCAATTACCTTACCAAAGCATCATTCAAACCCGAACCGCCGGGTCATCTTTTGATCCATTTGGAAGGTCATcctcatcgtcatcttcatcttcatctcatCCTACACAAACCAATCATGATCACATAGGAATCAAGAACATTATGACTCATCAAGTGTCATCTTTACCAGCAGAAACAATAAAGGCGATCACGACAGATCCAAGTTTTCAGTCGGCTTTAGCAACTGCTCTATCGTCCATCATAGGCGGCGGTGACTTAAAGATTGATCATAAAGTGACTAGAAACGATGCCGAGAAGAGCCCTTAA